Below is a genomic region from Delftia tsuruhatensis.
CTCGAGCTCATCGAGGATGAGTTGCTCATGGAGTTGCCCGTGGTGCCTCGGCACGACAGCTGTCCCGAGCCCGTGCGCATGCAATCCAGTGACGCCGATTTCGAGCAGGCCAACGAGGAAAAGCCCAGTCCGTTCGCCGTCCTGCGCGGGCTGGATGTGGGCAAATCGGCCGACTGATGGCGATGCCCGACAAAAAGGCCGGGGCCTTGAAAAGCGATTGCGCTATAATCAAGGGCTTCGCGCGAAACCCCCTCGTGTCTTTAATGGGCTGATCGCGTTTTTTACCAACCCTTTCAAGATACACAGGAGCCATCATGGCTGTTCAGCAGAACAAGAAGTCCCCCTCCAAGCGCGGCATGCACCGTTCGCACAATGCACTGAATGTGCCCGGCATCGCCGTGGAACCCACCACCGGTGAGACCCATCTGCGCCACCACATCAGCCCCAACGGCGTGTACCGCGGCCGTCAAGTGCTGAAGAACAAGTCCGAAGCCTGATCTTCGGCACTTCCCGCAGGGCCCGCGGCTACAGTTTTCGTAGCGCGGGCTTTTGTTTTTCTGATTGCTGCTCTCTTTCTTCTCAAGCCGCGCAGCAGGCTTGCCAGTAGTCGCTCATGATCACTTTGGCTGTTGACTGCATGGGGGGCGACCACGGTCCCCGTGTCACGCTCGCGGCGTGCCGCAAGTTCCTCGATTCCCATGCCGATGCGCGCCTGCTGCTGGTAGGGAAGCCCGAGGAACTGGCCGGCCTGGCACATGAACGTGCCGGTGTGGTGGCCGCCACCGAGGTGGTGGGCATGGACGATCCGGTCGAAGTCGCCTTGCGCAGGAAAAAAGACTCCTCGAT
It encodes:
- the rpmF gene encoding 50S ribosomal protein L32, yielding MAVQQNKKSPSKRGMHRSHNALNVPGIAVEPTTGETHLRHHISPNGVYRGRQVLKNKSEA